One window from the genome of Sebastes umbrosus isolate fSebUmb1 chromosome 12, fSebUmb1.pri, whole genome shotgun sequence encodes:
- the depdc5 gene encoding GATOR complex protein DEPDC5 isoform X9 yields MKTNKSYKLVLHKKGFGGSDDELVVNPKVFPQVTLRDIIEIAHPTDEYSPLLLQVKNLKEDLQKETISVDQTVAQAFKLRAYQDVIVNIVDPKDVTLDLVELTFKDQYIGRGDMWRLKKSLVSTCAYVTQKVEFAGIRAQASELWVKGEKVTCGYISEDTRVVFRSTSAMVYIFIQMSCEMWDFDIYGDLYFEKAVNGFLSDLFAKWKEKNCSHEVTVVLFSRTFYNAKTIEEFPEILRASIRQDHEGRFYEDFYRVVAQNERRDEWTSLLVTIKKLFIQYPVLVRLKEADGFPVGYNSTAAQGNYLEAINLSFNVFDKHYINRNFDRTGQMSVVITPGVGVFEVDRLLMILTKQRMIDNGIGVDLVCMGEQPLHAVPLFKLHNRTTPGDSRVGDDYNLPHWINHSFYTSKSQNSCSSFTPRIKLAGRKLHAEKFKSSKDHTLCAPKDSENSLPIQVDYDAFDAQVFRLPGPSRIQRSTNFRMGRDKESSGRKSWGSVDVSAGIGASPPVRSGGPEEQRSLASDDSLGPVSNMLLIPRMPPAQYEVSSSLGYTSTRELLEKMMDSQRDSSAPGRFTVGSAESTLHIRPGGYTPQRALINPFTPSRMPMKLTSNRRRWMHTFPVGPSGEAIQIHHQTRQNMAELQGSQQRDPAHTSAELLELAYHEATGRRTTSRHAGENGLYVGGGMEELTGSPGSHNNGTLTNRGSTFQDFSLSGADPTLAGRLSLGVCLQGVAG; encoded by the exons ATGAAGACCAATAAGTCCTACAAGCTTGTGCTGCACAAGAAAGGTTTTGGTGGAAGTG ACGACGAGCTGGTTGTCAACCCTAAAGTTTTCCCTCAAGTCACTTTAAGGGATATAATCGAGATCGCACACCCGACAGATGAATACAG TCCTCTCCTGCTGCAAGTGAAGAACCTGAAAGAGGATCTTCAGAAAG AGACAATCAGTGTGGACCAGACTGTAGCACAAGCCTTCAAGCTGCGTGCTTACCAGGATGTCATCGTTAACATTGTCGACCCAAAG GATGTAACACTGGACCTGGTGGAGCTGACGTTCAAGGACCAGTACATCGGTCGAGGAGACATGTGGAGACTAAAGAAGAGTCTG GTGAGCACATGCGCTTATGTGACGCAGAAAGTGGAGTTTGCAGGAATCAG AGCCCAGGCCAGTGAACTGTGGGTGAAGGGAGAGAAGGTGACCTGTGGGTACATCAGTGAAGACACCAGG GTGGTGTTCAGATCCACGTCTGCGATGGTGTACATCTTTATCCAGATGAGCTGTGAGATGTGGGACTTTGACATCTACG GTGATCTCTACTTTGAGAAGGCTGTGAATGGTTTCCTGTCTGATCTTTTCGCCAAGTGGAAG GAGAAGAACTGCAGTCATGAGGTGACGGTTGTACTTTTCTCACGTACCTTCTACAATGCCAAAACTATCG AGGAATTTCCTGAGATTCTGAGAGCGTCCATCAGGCAAGATCACGAGGGACGTTTCTATGAAGACTTTTACAG GGTCGTGGCTCAGAATGAGAGACGGGATGAGTGGACATCGTTACTGGTCACCATCAAGAAGCTCTTCATTCAGTATCCTGTCCTGGTGCGGCTGAAAGAAGCAG ATGGTTTTCCTGTTGGATACAACTCAACTGCTGCTCAAGGAAACTACCTGGAGGCCATTAACCTTTCCTTCAATG TGTTCGACAAGCACTACATCAACCGTAACTTTGACCGCACCGGCCAGATGTCAGTGGTCATCACACCCGGGGTGGGAGTGTTTGAAGTCGACCGTCTGCTCATGATCCTCACCAAACAGCGTATGATTGACAACG GTATCGGCGTAGACTTGGTGTGTATGGGGGAGCAGCCATTGCACGCGGTACCATTATTCAAG CTGCACAACAGGACCACACCTGGAGACTCTCGTGTGGGAGACGACTATAACCTTCCTCACTGGATCAACCACAG CTTCTACACCTCCAAAAGTCAGAACTCTTGCAGCTCCTTCACCCCTCGAATCAAACTGGCCGGTCGCAAG CTTCATGCTGAGAAATTCAAGAGCAGCAAGGACCACA CTCTCTGTGCTCCAAAGGACTCTGAAAACAGCCTGCCTATTCAGGTGGACTACGACGCCTTTGACGCTCAGGTGTTCAGACTGCCTGGTCCTTCACGGATTCAGAGGAGCACCAACTTCAG GATGGGTCGAGACAAAGAGTCGAGCGGGAGGAAGAGCTGGGGCTCGGTGGATGTCAGCGCAGGCATCGGCGCGTCCCCTCCTGTTCGCTCTGGAGGTCCGGAGGAACAGCGCAGCCTGGCCTCTGATGATAGTCTGGGCCCTGTGTCCAACATGCTGCTTATACCCCGCATGCCTCCCGCCCAGTATGAGGTCAGCAGCTCCCTGGGATACACCAGCACCAGAG AGTTGTTGGAGAAGATGATGGACTCTCAGCGGGACTCCAGTGCCCCGGGCAGGTTCACAGTGGGAAGTGCTGAGTCCACTCTGCACATCCGTCCAGGAGGTTACACTCCTCAGAGAGCCCTCATCAACCCCTTCACCCCGTCCAGGATGCCCATGAAACTCACCTCCAACCGGCGGCGGTGGATGCACACCTTCCCTGTCG GTCCTTCTGGAGAGGCCATCCAGATCCACCACCAGACCAGGCAGAATATGGCTGAACTGCAGGGCAGCCAGCAGAGAGATCCCGCCCACACCTCCgctgagctgctggagctggcCTACCACGAGGCCACTGGAAG GCGAACAACGTCGAGGCACGCTGGAGAGAACGGTCTTTACGTcggtggagggatggaggagttGACTGGAAGTCCAGGGAGCCACAACAACG GAACTCTGACCAACCGCGGATCCACGTTTCAAGACTTCTCCCTCAGCGGCGCCGATCCAA CTTTGGCAGGCAGGCTTTCTCTGGGCGTCTGTCTCCAGGGGGTCGCAGGTTAG